tacCACcccatccatatccgatccattgataTCGCTGTGTAATTCATAAATTACAAAAATACTCATAAATTCAGTATTGAGCTATAAATCATCATTCGGCTATTAGTTAAACATAATTACTTTCGAAAATACTCCTTACATCGTAATACGGGTACAAGTCATACAACATGTTTATAGTATAGAATCTATAGATACAAGTCATACAAGTACTCTTCTTTTATCGGATCTTTAATTAATACTGTTGCTGCTAAAAATAAAGTCACAACGATACTAAACCCTAATTCGACTCACTCTCAAATTCAGAACCGTTGTTTGTTCGGAAACCGAAATTATCTTCTTCTTGCATTCCTTCCTACCATTATGACTGTAAGTCTATGTATGCATGTTTTCAATTCAAAGTTATTTGTAGAAATTGACACTATTTTAATCTTATTTTCTTGAAATTGAGCacaagattcatctttcttttctgcattattgaaattatcatgttttttttgttacttatgtaTGTGAAATCGTAAATTGAAAGGCTTTTGTTTAAGAATACATGCTAACCCTAACCCTGAACCCTAATTTTTTTGTTGTTATTTTGAAtatgttgatgttgatgttgattAGCAGCTTTATAAttgtgattttttattttttattttttttgggacTAAAGTGTTGCTATGTAAATGCAGGTTTTTTTCAGAATTAAAAATTTGATTTAGTGATATCTGAAAGGTCATCTAGTCTAGTTATTAATTTGTAGACGAATGGACCTGATAAATCTTAGTTCATCTAGTGAAGGGAGCGATTGGGATCTCGACACGATCAAAGCATTAAACGATTCAGTTTTAGAGGACTCAGCTACCTCGAATCAGAATACTAGGGTTCTTCCTTCTACATTTATATCTTCATCCAGGCCAAGTAATGCTGGTAAAAAAACTCGTTAATAATGACGCTTATACTAGGCTAGATGATTACTGGGTTGCTGTTTAATGTAATTTGTATTTTGTTTATGTTGTAGTTCAACGTGTATCAAATCAACTTTCGCTTCCGCAAAAAAGAAAAGCTCCTATGAATGGACATTCTTCCAGTTCTAATTATGCTTTGGATTTGGATGATGATGATCAGCTTCAGATTATATCAAGTTCAAATAACAATTTTGGAAATTCGAATAGTAAGCTTACCAATATCTTTCAAAGAATGGTAACAAATTGGATTCCTGATATGATGCTATTTTTGGGACAAAGTTTGATTAATCAATTGTTCCCAACAGATTCTAAAAGGGCCCTTCCGTCATCCTTTCTGCCATCCACGTCTAGTTTTAGGCCAGGTGGAGGTGGCGGTGGTGGTGGCGGGCGTGAAACTTATGGAAACTCTTATTCATCACAAACTTGGCAAAATCATATGAAGGCTCATATGGAAGGTAGTTCCAGCCGGGCCAGTAATGATATGATGAAGGATAACCACCATGGAATTAGGATTTTGCCACCATCGATGAAGCCTCACATTCCACCTCCGTCTTATGGCGGTCCGCCTGATATGCATCGCCCTGCAGGGGTTGTTGGTGAACTACCAGTCGTTGATGAACGCCATATTATGCAAGCAATACAGGTAAGTATTCTTGTCTCGATGTTAACCTAgtctagattttttttttttcctttgaaCACTTAACTGTGAGAAAGATATGTTTGTTTTATTACAGGAAGTTAATAATCAATCTTTAGCTGAAGAAACTTTACCCGAAGGTCTTCTGTCCGTGTCTCTTTTAAGACACCAGGTTTTCTACCCACCTGAACTGATTAATAAAGCTTCTCCCTTTTAGTTTGTTTTAGTAATTCTGTATATATCTGTTTATTGTTTTAAGTGTTTTTTATGTGCTTCTAGAAAATTGCATTGGCATGGATGGTTAAGAAGGAACAGAGTAGTACAGCTTGTGCTGGTGGTATTTTAGCTGATGACCAGGTAAAGAGCGTGCACATTGTAATTCATGACGGCTTACTAATGCAAACCCAGTTAACCCATTTGTTGGTAAATGGGTTAAAATTGACATAACATGGATTTGCTATCTAGGATTTATCTGTCCAAATTTTGAATTCCCATCTAAACTTAGTCGAGTTTGAAAAATTCGCTACTCTGGGAGTACTTGGTCAGTgctttttagggagtactcggggagtactcggacgttgaccaagtttgactttgactgattttgaccgagtTTTGACTGCGTTTTgaacaattttgacccattttccgagtaatcccgagttGACTATATTTGGCTGAGTTTGACCATATTTGACCCAGTTTGATTACTCATCTCTGAGCGATCCAAGAACCGAGTACTCGGCGAGTAATTTCGAGTTCTACAACCCTGAACATACTCACGCTGTTTGTATTCTCCATAGGGACTTGGGAAGACCATTTCAACGATTGCGCTTATACTGAAACAGAAATCATCAACACCAAAAGTAGACGATTCTCATAATTTAAATGCTGAACCCATGAATTTAGATGATGTTGATAATGGAAAGGCCACAGTAGTTTTAGATGATGATAAGGACGAAGTGAAGTTAATAACTCAGGCCAGTAGTTCAACACAAAAAGTTAGTAACCGTAAACCCGCAGCTGGTTCACTAGTTGTGTGCCCCGCAAGTGTACTAAGACAATGGGCTCGTGAGCTCGATGATAAAGTCACAAAAGAAGCTAAGCTTAAAGTTCTAATCTATCATGGTAGTTATAGAACCAAAGACCCTGCTGAGCTGGCAAGTTATGATGTTGTTCTTACAACATATGCAATTGTTGGAAAAGAAGTCCCGACTAAAGTTGTTGATGAGCAAGATGAAGATGGGGACAGTTACGGGTTGAGTTCTGCATTTGCTAATaataagaaaaagaaaaatttTGGTAAAAAAAAGAAAGGTAAAAAAGGAATTGATGGCATCGTTGATTGTAGTGGTACTCTTGCAAAGGTGAACTGGTTAAGGGTGATATTAGATGAAGCTCAAACGATAAAAAATTGCCGAACACAGGTGTCAAAATCGTGTTGTGGGCTTAGAGCGAAAAAACGATGGTGTTTGTCTGGAACACCTATACAAAACTCGATTGATGAACTGTTCAGttatttcagatttttaaaatgtgATCCGTACGCCAATTATAAATCTTTTTGCAGTCACATAAAGATCCCGATTTCAAGAAACTCAATGTACGGTTATAAGAAACTTAATGCAGTGCTCAAGGCTATAATGCTTAGGCGAACAAAAGGTGCACATATTTTAATAATAACATGTGTATAGTATAACGACACATGCACACATTTCTTCTTTTGGATATAATAACTTAAGTAAAAGGGTTGCACTTTTATGTAGCTAATAacgttcgatttttttttttttttttttttttccagacaCTTTGATTGATGGTAAGCCTATTATTAACTTGCCTCCAAAAACAATAACCTTGCAAACAGTTGAATTTTCAACTGAAGAACGAGCTTTCTATCTCAAGCTTGAATCTGAATCACGCTCACGATTCAAGGTAATAAAGTCCCTACTTTTTTACATTTGAAATGGAATGACACTGAAACATTAATCTAGGGCTTATAACCAAATTAAATTAAAAAAGGTAAATATTCAAAAATTGCTTAACATCTTGATTATTTGATTGTGTCTAATCGGGATTAATGTAATTTATTTTTACACAGGCGTATGCAGCAGCAGGTACTGTAAGTCAAAATTACGCAAATATCCTTCTGATGCTTCTTCGGCTTCGTCAAGCTTGCGACCACCCGTTACTTGTGAAGGGATTTAGTTCAGAGTCTGTGAGTCGATATTCTACGAGAATGGCAAACGATCTTCCGGAAGATATGCGAGTCAATTTGTTAAATCTCTTGCAAACTCTCAACATATGCTCCTTGTGTAGTGTGAGTAGTCTCCTTACATTTAAATTAAACGAGTCAGTCAATACTATTTGTTTGTTTCATCTCTTATATTAGTGGTCAGACAGGTTAAACCTAAACGAGTAGCaaataaaattgttatatttaAAATAGTGTAGCCTTTTTGGTAAGGTGCGGTGTCTGATTTAAATCTTTGGCCAACTAATTCAATGGGATTCAAGTGTAGCCTTCTACATATAATATATATGTGCTCATAAGTGTTGCAGAAATCGGAATTAATCGGTTTTTGAGAGGTGAATTAGTAGTCAAAATCGGTCAACCATCAGGATTAATCGGTCAACATCTGTCAAAGTTAAACTCAGTCAACCATTCACATTGACAAATTAGGGATTAATTGGTCAAAGTGGTATTAATCACTCAAAGATGGGGTTGATCGGTCAAAGTAGGGATTAATCTGTCAACATCGGTCAAAAGCCAAACTCAGTTTACATCTGATTAGTCACGATGTTTGCAACCTATAGTATGTTTTTTGTTGTATGAATTTGCGGTGGTCTTAATCGATTATTTATGGTTTAACAGGACCCACCAGAAGATGCTGTTGTTACCATTTGTGGACATGTTTTTTGCTATCAGTGTGTCTCTGAATACTTAACAGGGGGTGACAATATTTGTCCAAAACTAAAATGCGAAAGCTCGATTGGTCCTGATCTTGTATTTAACAAAGCAACATTAAGAAATTCTCTCTCTAATGATAATGGTGGTGGAAGCTCGTCAAGAATTGATGAAAAATCTATAGTTCTTCAACAAGATTATAGTTCTGCCAAGATCAAAGCTGTAATTGAGATTATCCGGTCAAATTGCAGACCAAAAAGTTCGTATTCAGAAGCATCTTCAAGTTCGGGTGTTGAAGGACCAATAAAAGCAATCGTGTTTTCTCAGTGGACACGAATGTTGGATCTTGTTGAAATGTCACTTAATCAGTATTGTTTAGAATACAGGAGGCTTGATGGTTCGATGTCTTTGGCTTCAAGGGACAAGGCTGTCAAAGAATTCAATACTGATCCCGAGGTCGACTTCTttcttattattatatatttgCTTAATTAATTCAAGATTAGTCAATCGGCCGGATGGGTAACAAGTCAAGAATATGGGTACTACATATATAGTAAAAGGAGAGAACTGAGGATTGGTGAGAACCGTGAAAACCAAAGGCTAACTAACGAACATATTAAACGGACTAACGGAAAAGGACCTGGGAAAAATTCGAAATTATatactaatggtgtatcctatcgtatacacacataaaaggcataatagttgcataaaaatagcatcaggaaggctggaaacaacagttttgtggagattgtccgtccagcgttctccgctgtacaggctgctccgtcatgcgtaagccctgaaggccgcctagcgcataagccctggccggagagcgccgcatttagcataaatttcggagcacatgtaacagaacgtatcatcatttgacacgtgtccccaaacaaatctggtagatctgacactataaatagaccccttgggtcgtcattttacacaagttcagatattctgacaactttgagagctgagacttcacttctctttctctctctactttctctcactagaagtcatccggctagcactcttacgctctacggacgacagattgactaagccaccccacaagtttctacacttgtgaaccgggtctgcagggattatttcccgagggtaaaaatcaatcggcaacactccgccctcataaagctagatcacttctagtctcttgttgacatactaagccttacctcataaggaaataggtgttaacaatggcgccatctactaatgcaaagaacacacgaaacggaaaaggaacgaaagcagctgaagctccatttgtacttgaagcagtcaacaatccatcaactgacgacatggtcactgttgaagatgtacctatttcaccactagatggtacgattgaagaaacagttgctgaaactacagaaaggcttaaacatttggcaactaattcggagaaaaggccagtaatcgaagaagcgacagctaaaagtgcagaaagacttccaaaatttgttactaatccagagcgacgaccattgatgcaaccacggcgatgtccgttatttataccttttcggcggatggcggatggcaaagacaagcagataatgaaaaggcaatctatatcaaagtacaagttatccaggctacttgacaagctgggcagtcttattgatgattctggggatgataatgacctgagttgtgataataatgactctgatgatgaaattgacaaagatgagttcatgtcagaaaagcaggcaatgttgcttttaaatgacattcttaagcagacagctccagcaaaatacaagcaacgcttagcgcagcccgccgtccgtgctgtggctgtggacaacttttttgccctcattactggagaacaagccaccaagccaccagcgatggcagaatcaacgcagtgtttcattgatcgaattgctaattatccattgcccagaaatcttgctataccaacaattggagtttatgatggcacaacggatccggaagactttttgacaatgtttgaaggcgttatgaggttgtagcattgggaggatgaaactgcgtgtcatatgtttcctatggtactgcagaaaatggcacgtgAATGGTTTGCtggtttgccgccaaggagtattaccagttttctcgatttgagagcaaaatttgtgatgcaataccaaaatcttcggagctgtactctgactcatcttgatgcacacgagattacaatgcatcataatgaatctttgagcaattttatgaaacgttatacacttgaagcacagaagatccctgattgtccagaatcacagcttgtatctggcttcattttttgtctggaccagcgacggtttagtgcacttgttcatgcgttacggtatgacttgccaaaaacattgcatcaggcgttggaggtagcacagaggcatgttcgagctggtgagcgtgggttaaacaagtttgaaactggtggcagtagcaagccgcacaacggaggacggtattttgacagaaatcagagaaggaatgataattcaaatggaggatggagaggaaacaatcaccctaatgatttccaccacaacagaaggccaatcgaaaggcacccgttgataatggcgcttactaaaacgccgaaagagatccttttcactgaaccaattcggaccactttcaatgctccagcacctatggaagagagggagggtccaaagagtgagttgtggtgtgatttccatgaggcttggggccatgatacggacaattgcaaatctttgatgagagaaattatagcgaaaatcaaggcaggagaattgaatcatttgttgcctggcaaacagtacaggaggaatgatcctcgcaggaaatttgcgtggcaaaggaatgatggtagcagaggacgccgtggagagaacagaagagagcagcatggcggaagagataatcggaaccaaccgcagtacggagaacggatcacagagcgtgagacaactccagaagttgtaatcaggatggtttggattaacgatggtcattatgaagaaggtgaatcatcaaacaacaatttggacagctggagatatgccctaattatctttcagccaattcagaattgggcgttgtccgtccaaccagcgttgtccgtccaaccagtgatcatttcagcagagatagcaaataagtttgtcaattgtatctacacagatacaggaagtgaagctgacatcatctactggcattgtttgagaacttttccaaggcatgtgcagagcagagctaggcaaacgaggttgaaagtttctggactaacaggagcaccgataaatgccatggggcagattcgtttggaagttgttatgggcacatttccACTATTGAGAGCAGAAAAGATTGACTTTACTATTCTAGATGCAAATTCTCGATTCAATGTCCTTTTTTGGGCGGACAGCGATAGCAAAATTTGACGCCATAACATCAACGGCCCATGCAGAGGTCagattccccactccaaatggagtcgcagccatacattcacagtatgtgcagccaacaagggaaagatcaacgtttgcaaatgggccagaaggcagaatgaatcagagaaggcgtgataggttattcagcgaggaagaagttcaggagtttttcattccgtaagcaagtgtgaaggccggacagtgctgggcgctcggcatatgaagaagcaatttgtcaacaagttatcaagaacagtgtttatcttctcaataaagagcagtttcatttagcatttcaataaaagcagtcttttacaatcgttgtactcatgcctgtttggcatttgaagaacacatttcgaattataagatgaagcagcgtttatcaaacttactgtgaaccattgtggttattttgcagtgcatacattagcaattgcatacattaaacattcatgacgtactaattaggcttgatccacctaaaagtcgtcatcaatcgtttatgtactgcacagtactgaacaataattttatatttttcttaaacaaagtgctgcccgtgacaaatgtaaaacattacatttataacctgcccacagaacgatcgtatttttaaatacctccgatggcggaagcttttgtgccggccagtaaaggcacaagggatcggctagaaaacgtttaagttttactagaacgcaccgaggcatgatacaaaactcagatacttgtcatgacaaacattataaaaaattacttcacagaacgaagttatatattttatgtatgaaggcaaaataattagcaattcttcctcatatactttatgacggaaggcgtaagacggagagtttattgatttatagtcattcttctaaaacacttcataattcttcttcattaattttatgatggaaggcgtaatcagacatcgtattcttgatactgcaaggcatttacatatgagttaccttatgcacttttcaaaatgatttgctcaaattatacactgtacaattgtgtatagaaattttatgctcaggtgcataattgattggttttaaagcgttaagcataaaaatatttgcaacaagcatataagcacacatagtcatcacaataaagtcagtatatatatataatgttaaagtcagtaagaaatttattacaaaacattgtttgaaatttttacaaagatcaattaaactgcacgccaagcacatcttgagcagaagagtcttctttgctgcatacttcatcataaacatttatcttcagatttatcaatttgttcttggcctcatctttttcttgagtaccaggaggcataagtttggcaatggcagcagaaggagtttggttgggagcaaggcgtttgaacagcttgccggtcacatcagcaatagcatgggcgcaagcagcatcaacataatcattgtagggattccctacaagactggatccaagcaccttagc
This genomic window from Rutidosis leptorrhynchoides isolate AG116_Rl617_1_P2 chromosome 2, CSIRO_AGI_Rlap_v1, whole genome shotgun sequence contains:
- the LOC139893868 gene encoding helicase-like transcription factor CHR28 — encoded protein: MDLINLSSSSEGSDWDLDTIKALNDSVLEDSATSNQNTRVLPSTFISSSRPSNAVQRVSNQLSLPQKRKAPMNGHSSSSNYALDLDDDDQLQIISSSNNNFGNSNNSKRALPSSFLPSTSSFRPGGGGGGGGGRETYGNSYSSQTWQNHMKAHMEGSSSRASNDMMKDNHHGIRILPPSMKPHIPPPSYGGPPDMHRPAGVVGELPVVDERHIMQAIQEVNNQSLAEETLPEGLLSVSLLRHQKIALAWMVKKEQSSTACAGGILADDQGLGKTISTIALILKQKSSTPKVDDSHNLNAEPMNLDDVDNGKATVVLDDDKDEVKLITQASSSTQKVSNRKPAAGSLVVCPASVLRQWARELDDKVTKEAKLKVLIYHGSYRTKDPAELASYDVVLTTYAIVGKEVPTKVVDEQDEDGDSYGLSSAFANNKKKKNFGKKKKGKKGIDGIVDCSGTLAKVNWLRVILDEAQTIKNCRTQVSKSCCGLRAKKRWCLSGTPIQNSIDELFSYFRFLKCDPYANYKSFCSHIKIPISRNSMYGYKKLNAVLKAIMLRRTKDTLIDGKPIINLPPKTITLQTVEFSTEERAFYLKLESESRSRFKAYAAAGTVSQNYANILLMLLRLRQACDHPLLVKGFSSESVSRYSTRMANDLPEDMRVNLLNLLQTLNICSLCSDPPEDAVVTICGHVFCYQCVSEYLTGGDNICPKLKCESSIGPDLVFNKATLRNSLSNDNGGGSSSRIDEKSIVLQQDYSSAKIKAVIEIIRSNCRPKSSYSEASSSSGVEGPIKAIVFSQWTRMLDLVEMSLNQYCLEYRRLDGSMSLASRDKAVKEFNTDPEVIVMLMSLKAGNLGLNMVAASHVILLDLWWNPTTEDQAIDRAHRIGQTRPVTVSRLTIKDTVEDRILSLQEEKRKMVASAFGEDQSGTSAARLTAEDLRFLFMGGH